TGTTCCAGGTTCTTGCGGGCTACATCTTCATCTTCCACAACGAGTATCGTGGGTTCGGTATTCACAAAAGAGATTCCTTTAGAGGAGGAGATTCTCCGTCATTCCCCGGAAGGTGCGTGGATCGGCGGATCCTTTTCAATCTTCATCCGTTTCGCTGCTCTCCAGGATGTCGTGGTCGGTCGGCAAGAAGACGGTAAATGTGGTGCCTCTATCGATTTCACTTTCAACTTCGATTCGGCCTCCATGTTGTCCAACAATAGAATGGCTGATCGAGAGGCCTAATCCGGTGCCTTTGCCTACTTCTTTGGTGGTGAAGAACGGATCGAAAATCTTTGAGAGATTTTCAGCCTGTATCCCGCTACCGGTGTCACTGACCTGGAAATAGAATTCCGCTTTGTCTTTTCCCTTGGCAGCCCGGATGCTGAGGATCCCTCCATGTTCCATGGCCTGGATCCCATTGAGTATCAGATTGACCAACACCTGTTGAATGCGGCGAGGATCCAAGTTTACCCGAATATCTTCCGGTACATCAACCCTGAGTTCCACGTTGGCCGGCACTTCTCCCTTGATCAGTTTCAGGGTGCTGTCCACCAAGATCTTGAAACGAAGCTGCTTGAGGTGAAAAGATCTTTCCCTGGAAAATTCGAGAAGGGCTTTCACTATATCTCTCGTTCTCTCCACCTGTTTCTCTGTTTCAATCAGCAGTTCCCGCTTGTATTCCAGGTTATCTTCTTCCAATTCTTCGAGCAGAATCTGAACGGAGGTGGAAATATTGTTCAGCGGGTTGTTCAATTCATGGGCCACGCCCGAGGTCAGGGTTCCCAAGGAGGCCAATTTTTTCGTCTGTACGAGCTGTTCGCTTCGCCTGTTCAGTTCATTGATCATGTTGTTCAAACTGTTTACCAAGGATTCAAATTCGTCTCCGGTGGATATTGGAGGCATGTTTGTGTAGTCACCCACCGCGATTTTGTGAATGGCGTCCTCAATGGTCTTTAGGGGTCGATTGACACTAAAGACAAAGAAGAGAACCGCAAAGATGGATAGAACAAAGACCCCCAACAAGGTCAGAAATTGATAGATTCTGGACTCCCCGAAGAGGCGGTTTACATACCGTCGTTCCTGGGAGAGGATCGCCTCCATATCCTCCGTAATCTTCTTGCCGAGCGCCCGGATGATGTGCTGGTGTCGTGAATAGTCCTCGATCAGATTCTGCTCGACCTCCGGAGATCCTCTTTCCTGATGAAGTTCGAGCAGAGAAGATAAGGCGTTTTCATATTTCCGGAGGTCGTCCAAATTTTCCTGGAGATTCGTGGCCAGTGTGAAGCGGCCGTAATCCCCAATGATCCCGTTTAGTTTTTGCTCCGACTTGCGCGCGTAGGACAAGGCGTCTTGCAGGTTTTCGGGGCCCAGATATAAGAAGTAATTCTTCTCGTACCTGCGGGCCTCGAGGATGGTATTGAACAGGTTGTCTTTCTTCTCCAGGATCTGGAGCTTCTGATTCAATACGAGATGCTTGTAGTAGGCCAAAGACCATATGAATCCGCTCAGGATAAGGAACGTTGAAATGGCGATGATGATCTTTCTTCTCATTTCCCGCCTTGAACTCTCAAGAATAATAGGGAAGGTCGATATCGAAGACGACGTCTTTAACGCCGGGGATTCCTCTTACGGCTTGCAGGATATCCTTAGTCAGATCCCCTCTTATCTTTTCCATCACCTGGTCTTGGAGCTTTGGGCTGGTGAAGCCTGTTTTCCTGAGTTTCTGGCCTTTGACATGGATGGCGACCTTGCCGTCGTCGGCGCTCACTTCCGCTTCACAGATTTCCTGAAGAGCGGCTTTGACGAAGCTGCTCAGGGCCAGATCACGGATGGCCTTTTCCGATTCCGG
This Deltaproteobacteria bacterium DNA region includes the following protein-coding sequences:
- a CDS encoding HAMP domain-containing protein, which gives rise to MRRKIIIAISTFLILSGFIWSLAYYKHLVLNQKLQILEKKDNLFNTILEARRYEKNYFLYLGPENLQDALSYARKSEQKLNGIIGDYGRFTLATNLQENLDDLRKYENALSSLLELHQERGSPEVEQNLIEDYSRHQHIIRALGKKITEDMEAILSQERRYVNRLFGESRIYQFLTLLGVFVLSIFAVLFFVFSVNRPLKTIEDAIHKIAVGDYTNMPPISTGDEFESLVNSLNNMINELNRRSEQLVQTKKLASLGTLTSGVAHELNNPLNNISTSVQILLEELEEDNLEYKRELLIETEKQVERTRDIVKALLEFSRERSFHLKQLRFKILVDSTLKLIKGEVPANVELRVDVPEDIRVNLDPRRIQQVLVNLILNGIQAMEHGGILSIRAAKGKDKAEFYFQVSDTGSGIQAENLSKIFDPFFTTKEVGKGTGLGLSISHSIVGQHGGRIEVESEIDRGTTFTVFLPTDHDILESSETDED